The following proteins come from a genomic window of Paucimonas lemoignei:
- the exbD_1 gene encoding biopolymer transport protein ExbD, whose protein sequence is MHLKEGDDDLAENHEINVTPFIDVMLVLLIIFMVAAPLATVDIKVDLPASTAKPQPRPEKPIFLSVKADQSVYLGDDKVAREQLGQILDARTKGKKDTTIFFQADKGVDYGDLMEVMNALRGAGYLKVGLVGLETVGKK, encoded by the coding sequence ATGCATCTGAAAGAAGGCGACGACGATCTCGCCGAAAACCACGAAATCAACGTCACGCCGTTCATCGACGTCATGTTGGTACTGCTGATCATCTTCATGGTGGCGGCGCCGTTGGCGACCGTCGACATCAAGGTTGATCTGCCCGCCTCCACCGCCAAGCCACAGCCTAGACCCGAGAAGCCGATCTTCCTCAGCGTCAAGGCTGACCAGAGCGTTTACCTGGGTGATGACAAGGTTGCCCGTGAGCAGCTGGGTCAGATCCTCGATGCCAGGACGAAAGGCAAGAAGGACACCACGATCTTCTTCCAGGCTGACAAAGGCGTCGATTATGGCGACCTGATGGAAGTCATGAATGCCCTGCGCGGTGCGGGTTATCTGAAAGTGGGTCTGGTCGGTCTCGAGACGGTTGGTAAGAAATGA